A single region of the Podospora pseudopauciseta strain CBS 411.78 chromosome 1, whole genome shotgun sequence genome encodes:
- the zuo1 gene encoding Zuotin (EggNog:ENOG503NVPA; COG:O; BUSCO:EOG092634M1) yields MATPIVVPTPLLALPEGWTAEKDIKTVGKLSGATQRTLEPVGPYFLAHARRARHKRTFSEDDRIQAQERAKKVENDEDSEISEPEDPMMLARDAKDWKQQDHYKVLGLSKYRWKATEEQIKRAHRKKVLKHHPDKKAAAGRTDDDNFFKCIQKATEVLLDPTKRRQFDSVDEEADVEPPTKKQLQKGNFYKLWGNVFKSEARFSKIHPVPMLGDDKSTREEVENFYNFWYSFDSWRSFEYLDEDVPDDNENRDQKRHTERKNANARKKKKAEDNARLRKLLDDCSAGDERIKRFRQEANAAKNKKRLEREAAEKKAAEDAKAAKEAAEKAAKEAEEKAKADREANKKAKEAAKNAVKKNKRVLRGSVKDANYFAEGDASPATIDAVLGDVELIQGKMEPEEIAALASKLNGLKVADEIKSVWKAEAERLIGAGKIKDGEIKAFTA; encoded by the exons ATGGCCACTCCCATCGTTGTACCAACCcctctcctcgccctccctgAGGGCTGGACTGCCGAGAAGGACATCAAGACCGTCGGCAAGCTCAGCGGTGCCACCCAGCGCACCCTCGAGCCCGTTGGTCCCTACTTCCTAGCCCATGCCCGCCGTGCCCGCCACAAGCGCACCTTCTCCGAGGATGACCGCATCCAGGCTCAAGAAAGGGCTAAGAAGGTCGAGAACGATGAGGATAGCGAGATCAGCGAGCCCGAGGATCCTATGATGCTCGCCCGTGATGCCAAGGACTGGAAG CAACAAGACCACTACAAGGTTCTCGGTCTCTCCAAGTACCGCTGGAAGGCTACCGAGGAGCAGATCAAGCGTGCCCACCGCAAGAAGGTCCTCAAGCACCACCCCGATAAGAAGGCCGCCGCCGGTCgcaccgacgacgacaacttCTTCAAGTGCATCCAGAAGGCCACCGAGGTTCTCCTCGACCCCACCAAGCGCCGCCAGTTCGACTCCgtcgacgaggaggccgatgTCGAGCCCCCCACCAAGAAGCAGCTGCAGAAGGGCAACTTCTACAAGCTCTGGGGCAACGTCTTCAAGTCTGAGGCCCGCTTCAGCAAGATCCACCCCGTTCCCATGCTTGGTGACGACAAGTCCACCAGGGAAGAGGTCGAGAACTTCTACAACTTCTGGTACAGCTTCGACTCCTGGAGGTCGTTCGAGTATCTCGACGAGGATGTTCCCGATGACAACGAAAACCGTGACCAAAAGCGCCACACCGAGCGCAAGAATGCCAATGcccgcaagaagaagaaggctgaggaCAACGCCCGTCTCCGCAAGCTTCTCGACGACTGCTCTGCTGGTGACGAGCGCATCAAGCGTTTCCGCCAGGAGGCTAATGCcgccaagaacaagaagcgTCTCGAGAGGGAGGctgctgagaagaaggctgctgaggatgctaaggctgccaaggaggctgctgagaaggcggctaaggaggccgaggagaaagCCAAGGCTGACCGtgaggccaacaagaaggccaaggaagcGGCCAAGAACGccgtcaagaagaacaagcgCGTTCTCCGTGGCTCAGTCAAGGACGCCAACTACTTTGCCGAGGGTGATGCTTCTCCTGCCACTATCGATGCCGTCCTCGGTGACGTCGAGCTCATCCAGGGCAAGATGGAGCCTGAGGAGATTGCCGCTCTTGCTAGCAAGCTCAACGGCCTGAAGGTTGCTGATGAGATAAAGAGTGTCTggaaggccgaggccgagaggCTCATTGGTGCTGGCAAGATCAAGGATGGCGAGATCAAGGCTTTCACTGCCTAG
- a CDS encoding hypothetical protein (COG:S; EggNog:ENOG503PCAJ) yields MARFSVFALLAVPWLLLAGLVSGDAVSDLEKKGRPAIDAMLAKSKTCTKANLKVRREWGDISAAEKKSYIAALLCLMEKPSKLNPTQFPGAKTRYEDFVVVHMQQTMSIHNTGSFLSWHRYYLWAFEQALVKECNYNGSHPYWDWGRWAQDPEKSPIFDGSDTSLSGNGKKIDHRSSGIAPAGNGGGCVETGPFKNMTVRLGPVSPAVDPAPPRNPRSDGYGLNTRCLRRDISNYLTSRYARTQDIAALITNSRDVLTFQNVMQGAGGGFGGAGAGIGVHAAGHFTIAGDPGGDFYTSPNDPAFWVHHGMIDRTWAIWQSQDTNTRIQTIAGGTSMMSFGGGGRQQSLDDNVDLGIVGDKVYKIRDLNSIVDGPFCYVYE; encoded by the exons ATGGCGCGTTTCTCTGTCTTTGCACTCCTGGCAGTGCCAtggctcctcctcgccggcctcgTCTCGGGTGACGCAGTCTCAGACCTTGAGAAGAAGGGACGTCCGGCTATCGATGCCATGTTGGCCAAGTCAAAGACATGTACCAAGGCCAACTTGAAGGTTCGCCGAGAATG GGGTGACATCTCTGCCGCAGAGAAGAAGTCTTACATCGCCGCCTTGTTGTGCCTGATGGAGAAGCCATCCAAGCTCAATCCTACACAGTTCCCTGGAGCCAAGACCAGATATGAAGACTTTGTCGTCGTTCACATGCAGCAGACCATGTCCATCCACAACACCGGCAGCTTCCTTTCATGGCACAGATACTACCTGTGGGCCTTTGAGCAAGCCCTTGTCAAGGAGTGCAACTACAATGGGAGCCACCCG TATTGGGACTGGGGCCGTTGGGCTCAGGACCCCGAGAAGTCTCCTATCTTTGATGGTAGCGACACTTCTCTCAGTGGAAACGGCAAGAAAATCGATCATAGATCTTCCGGTATTGCTCCCGCCGGCAACGGTGGCGGCTGCGTCGAGACCGGACCGTTCAAGAA CATGACTGTCCGCCTTGGCCCCGTCTCCCCTGCCGTCGaccctgcccctcctcgcAATCCCCGCTCCGATGGCTACGGTCTGAACACCCGTTGCCTTCGCCGTGACATCTCCAACTACCTCACCTCCCGCTACGCCCGTACCCAGGACATTGccgccctcatcaccaacagccgTGACGTTCTTACCTTCCAGAACGTGATGCaaggcgctggtggtggcttcggcggtgccggtgctggtATTGGTGTCCACGCTGCTGGCCATTTCACCATCGCTGGTGACCCTGGTGGTGATTTCTACACCAGCCCTAATGATCCCGCCTTCTGGGTTCATCATGGAATGATTGATCGCACTTGGGCCATTTGGCAGAGTCAGGATACCAACACCCGCATCCAGACCATTGCTGGCGGGACGTCGATGATgagctttggtggtggtggcaggcaGCAGAGCTTGGATGATAATGTTGATTTGGGGATTGTGGGCGACAAGGTTTACAAGATCAGGGACCTGAACAGTATTGTCGATGGGCCTTTCTGCTATGTTTATGAGTGA